Genomic DNA from Brassica rapa cultivar Chiifu-401-42 chromosome A04, CAAS_Brap_v3.01, whole genome shotgun sequence:
CTCGCCAAGCTCAAGCTGTCGTTTCAGAACAACTCCCAGCGCGAGGTCACTCAGCCTCAGCTCTCTCTCACCTCCAAGTACCTCTCTGTTCTCTACGATGTCGAGGAGAAGAACACTTTCATCAAGAGCACTGTTGATGTTTCCCCTAGGCTTCAGCTCCGTGCTCTTCACAACGTCAATGTAATAAAGATTGAATCTTTTCTCTGTTTCTTGCCTATTATCGAATTGAGAGTAGAGAAggaataaaaaaacaatacttTTTGAGCTAAATTGGTTATGGAACAGAacatgttctgtttttttttagaatgtttcattgtttttaataaagattGAATCTTTTCTCTGTTTCTTGCCTAATGTCAGTGTAAAGATTGAAtcttttctctgtttctttGCTCATTATCATTGGTTTTTGTCGAATTGAGAGTAGATAAGGAATAAAAAACAATACTTTGGTTATGGAACAGAACATGTTCTGTTTTTAAGAATGTTTCATTGTTTCTGAGTGCTGTTTTGTACAGCTTAGGATTAGGATTGTAGAGTTGTTAAGTTCAGTTCTTGATTGTGTTGTTGTAGGCACAACAAGGAGAGGTTGCTATGGAGGCGAATCTGGCTGAGCCTGGCTACTCTCTGGAGCTTTCATCACCTGTCCCTATTGGTTACGTTAGTCCCATCTCTTCCATTTGGTGTGTGTGCATTTTAGATGCTTTGTGTAATGCTTGATGGTTTTGTCTTCATGTAGCCAAGAGCGACTCTTAAATTCCCACTAGGGGAAGTTTCGATacaagagagagaagaagaggaggaggaagaggagaagaaTAAGAGAATGTTATCTATTAATGGGATCCTCAAACGTCAAGTTATGGATGGTGTTTGTTCCGCTTTGTACACAGATGAAGAGTTGAGGCTGAGATATGCTTATAAGGTCTTGGacttttacaaaaaatttaGTATGCAAATGACATGTAGAATATCCTTACTTCACTATCTTTTGGATGTGACAACAAAGCTTTACTTGTTTTTTGTTTCATACAGGATGAAGCATTGTCTTTCATCCCAACCATATCCCTTCCTTCCAACGCTGCTTCATTTGCATTCAAGCGCAGGTTTAGCCCTTCAGATAAGTTGAGGTTAGTGGCCTCTCTGTCTCTACTCCTTTCTCTTTTTGTATCATCTGTTAAATTAGTTGTGTATTGACTATGCTATGCAGCTACTGGTACAAGTTTGATTCAAACATGTGGAGTGCTGTGTACAAACGCACGTATGGTAAAGACTACAAGTTCAAAGCTGGTTATGACTCTGAAGTACGCCTTGGCTGGGCATCTCTCTGGGTAAAACCACCAAACTTGCAGTTTTCTTTTCTCTCCTCTATTATCTGTGAAACCCCTTTTCACTCATCTCCAAACCGAGTCATAGTATTAGCATTCTAATTAATGTGACATAGCATCTGATGAGTCTGTGGTTACTTTACAATAGGGGTAATAGTATAGCTAAAGAAACTACCCTTTGCTCTTGTGATAAGCCTTTGAGTTTGGTTATTGCAACAGGTGGGGGATGAAGCTGGGAAAGTGAAAACGACGCCAATGAAGATGAAAGTGCAGTTCATGCTTCAAGTTCCACAAGATGACATCAAAACATCAGTCTTGATGTTCCGAGTCAAGAAAAGATGGGACATTTGaatgagaaaagaaaaatctaGAATCACAGAGTCTCATTTACACTTTTGCATACTCTCTGTAATACTGTTGTGAAACCACTGTAATAAAGATTAGTGTAAACCTTCTTTTGAAATTTGCAAAATTGTCTTCCTTCACTATATCTTCATTTCTTGGAACAGGGAAACATGTTTGACACGTGCGTTTACGTGTGAAATTATATTAACTTTTTACTAGGGgagtgtaaaaaaaaacaaatcgacAAAACCGATCTGAATCAAACCAAAATATCCATTTTGTTCAATGTTTTATTAGTccagaaccaaaccaaaatatatgCCTCAATCATTTAGTTAATTGTTTTATTAGTccagaaccaaaccaaaaatatatgtcTCAATCATTTAGTTAATTgttttattaatccaaataatttggtttggtttagttttaaGTTGAACTGAACCGAAAAACCAAAGggtttattttcttataattagcTTAACTAAACatactaaaaatattaagatttaatatatttaaccatttaatttaaacaattatataattttatacattttacttctaaataaatagaataaacacaactaaaataaaataaaaaataggtaTCTCATACATAAATATCGAAACCAAAAATTGCTTATCATATTAAATtaggtttgaaaataataatataaatttactatattatatcttttatatttttattatgatgTTTGGCTTCACATTTAAATatgaagaaaataatgatttagtgtaatttgtttatatttttataaattgtattttttgttacTGAACtagacaaaataaaaagatcaATTCGATTGAATagaacaaacacaaacaaaatcaaattaaacataatcaaacacaaaccaaatcaaaccaaattaaaccaaaccaaatacaaatcaaaccacattaaaactgaaccaaactaATTTAGATAGCAATATATATTCCTATAATTTGAAATGGAACTATATATGTGCCTTCAACTAAAGCTATAAAACACCATATTCTCATACTCACACCTCTCAACATGTTTATCctaatatctaaaattaattatttttgtcaaaTGACGTGAAGTAACATCTATTAGAGAGTTAAACAATAATACCAAAATATTTACAATCATAAATTTTTAGAATATAAGcattagtatttttatatatatgaaaaataatccACACAGATACGtgagtcaaaatctagttaggtAATTAAAAACAGTTACGAAGATGATTGTTATATTAATCACTTGTTAAAAATAAGCTTTTCAACAAGATCAACGGAATGAAACAAACACTCCAGCTGAGGTAGAAGTGTTACTTTCGTAACCGTACAGCAAACCTCTATCTGAACAAGAAGCTTCACTTCCATATCCACGTCATTATCTTTAACTAGCTTAACACGCCGGTTCCTTGGTCTGCGTGTCGTCGAATGGGAAACTCCGGTAAAGCTCCGGCGGTGGAATCTCCGAGTGATATCTTCCAACGGTTGGTGAGAGAGGATTCTTCCGGTAACAAACCATAACTTTCTCTAATCTATAATAATCAGATATTTTTTCTTTCCTGAAGCGATCTTGGTCGTTGTTGATTGTGTATTGGTGTTTTTAAGGTGGTTGGGAGAAGACTTGGAAAGCAGGAGCAACCCCATGGGACTTAGGTAGACCAACTCCGATCATTAAGCATCTCGCTGAGACTGGTTCATTGCCTAAAGGCAGAGCTCTAGTTCCTGGTTGTGGAACCGTATGTTCTTGTACTTTTGTCTCTTTGCTTCTTGAATAATCTTCCTTGTTGCAATGAAACATGTTTTGTTTTCTGTAGGGTTATGATGTGGTGGCAATGGCCTGCCCTGATCGTTATGTGGTTGGACTTGATATATCAAGAACTGTGGTTGAGCAATCATCAAAGGTTGTGAacagttttttttctatttttttgagTCAAGAGTCTTGTCTTTAGACCTTTTATTAGCATTTTGTGTTGCATTTAACAGGGTCTAACACATTTTGTTTTAATCTCTAATGTAGAGATTTTCCTCACTGCCTAATGCAAAATACTTCTCTTTCTTGTGTGAAGACTTCTTCACTTGGGAGCCAGCTGAAAAATTCGATCTCATTTTCGACTATACGTATGTCTTTGTATAATCTTATTCAATACAATATAGACCATTGCTTATATAACATTATGTGACCATTCTTGCAGCTTCTTCTGTGCATTTGAAGCTAGCGTGAGACCTCTATGGGCACAGCGAATAGAAAAGCTTCTGAAACCTAGTGGAGAGCTTATCACATTGATGTTTCCTGTAAGCAATCATACCATCTCTATTCTCTTATATGTTTCTGATGAAACCTTAAAAACTATTGATGTCTTTTGGCAGATGGATGAGCGTTCTGGAGGTCCTCCTTACAAAGTATCTGTGTCTGAGTAATGTGTTTGTTCTCCCTGTTATCTCTTTTACTAACCAGCAGCAACATCACTGACACATTGTGGCGAAATCTTCATTCTGTGATCTTTAAAATGTTGCAGTTACGAGAAGGTTCTGATTCCACTGGGGTTTGAGGCTATCTCCATTGTGGATAACGAACTTGCTATAAGACCACGCAAGGTAAAAATATCAACATGAAACTTTTTAATAAGCGTTAAGATGATTAGATAATGTTGACCTTTGGAATCCTTGTTCAGGGAGTAGAGAAGATTGGAAGATGGAAGAAGAGATCTCCAACGTTACGCTCCACCTTGTGAATGTGATGATTTGAAGCTTTAATTATAAGCTTTTAATCTGGAtggtttgtgattttttttcacTGGTAAACTAAACGTGTATTTGTACACacaatatttgaatatataatgtATTGTAATATTCAAAACATTTTTCCCCTTCTTAGTTTAGTAATAAGTATGAAAATTCAGTTTGGGTTGTGCTTGTCATATGTATCCAGCAGGTTGAAAAGGTTTTGTTGAGTTTGTCCATGCTTCATGGCTGCTTCGGTGCATTGTTTATAGATACTTTGTTACCTGATGTTTTGTATAGATATGTTTTGGTTAATTActttgttcatatatatatgttaatttatcGAATTATGTTATACAGTTAGACGATCATGTTGATGGGCCTCACTAGTCTAAGCATAATTAATCTTTATCTTATCCTTAATTTTTCATCATTCTGAAACTCCCTTTATGTCTCTCTTTGGTTAAAAGATAATCAAACttgtttatatgtttttgtaGCTGTGAGGAACTTTTGATTCCCTTAGGATTTGAATTTTGAAGTAGTCTCTATTCAAAAAAGAAGCAGTCTCTATTCTTGGTAACGAACTTGCTTGCAGATACTACGCAAGGTAGGAAAACAATCCAACTCCATCCCCTGATTGAACTCATTGTGAAACGAAAGTTCAAAAAAGATTTTAACGTTTGATATTAAATTTCCGGGAACTGAAAAAGCTGGTAGATGGAACGAGAAGGCAGTGTCCCATGCATCATGTTTCACGTTGATGAGACTGGCACACCTAAAAGACAATGAGACGTGTAACACATTCACACTTCAAACTTTTTGTCGGTTGTGTTTTAAACAATCGATGTCGTGTTCACTTCGACTAAGTGTGTGTGTACTAAAATGCTTGATAATTCACTGTGGGTGGAAATTAGGTTGTACATTGTCTTTATCTTATTGCTCATATTGGATTTTGTGGTCCGCTTATCTTTGTGACTTTGGAAAAAGTGTCCAGCGATGATTCTGGAGCCACGAATGTTCACTTGTGAATAATAGAGTGGAACTAGGGCCACTGATTCCACTTGCTCGCACGGCTGGATAGTGGATAAGAATGTGTCGTTCACCACAAGGTCCTTCGAAATTGATCATAACGTTTTATGCATGATATTCATGAATGTGTATTTCGTTATGTATCTAGGATATTTTAACCAAATAATTTGGTCTTTTTATGAAATGGATAACGAGATTGTTAGGATATTTAGTCAAATTCTTacaattaaaaatgtatttaagTATATCAATTTCTCATATTAAAACTCGAGATATGCAGAAATGCTAataattgttttttcatttttttttggataaattgtttttttttttcatttttcctaatcaaaacACCAATCGTAAACAATTACACCAGTATTACACCATATTCGAAATTGCTAATAATGTTTAAAACTCGGTGAGTAAATGCTGGAAAACAAATCtgcaatcattttttttttttttttttttttgctcaacaTCAACTTTTCATTTACCAATTGGGGGATTACATGATTTTTAACCACAAGGATTTCAACCACTTTTACATACAAAGTGATTCAGTACCATCAAAAGATCACTAGATTGGATCATAGACTACCGAATTTTATACTTTGATGTAATTAAACCCAGTGAGAACAAGCTCTGTCACAGACAAAGAGCTGTCTCTTCAACCCCTAACATTCTACCACACCAGTGAAAAACATAAGCCCGGATATTAGCTATTCCTAATCAAGATTAACCTAATAAAACCAAGTGCCAGTCACCAAgagatatgagttcagtacttGGACCAACACCTCAACACCGAAGCGAtgcattcttgaccggagtagCTTCACCAGCGACCATGCCTCACTCCATCGCCAGCCAACGGAAACAATCCGTGCTGGGGAAAATAAAAGTCGGGCCTTGGCGGAAGCATCGAAACTGGTACAGTATTCAAGCTTCCAATGGTGTGGGCTCCGCTGTCGACAAGGTGGAGGAACCGCCGCCGACACTGGGAAGCTGAGCCTCACCGCGAACCAGCTACAGAACTCGCTTCATCAGCTGACCACTCTGACAAAACAAGGCTCTGCGTCACGCTGTTCCCGAGAACCGAGAAACATGACCATCTTCAGCTGCCGTCACGTCGATCCTCCGGCCTCTCACCGTCGCACGAGGCGGAAGATGCTCCCCACTGAGTCACGCGCCGCCGCCGAGGAAGAGAAGCCTTAGATCTGGAAAAAGGAAAACCCAGATCTGGTTCTCAATCCAGCCCTAAAAGCCGACCTTTCCACCTCTGTTGCTCCGTAGCCTCGCCGTTCTTCCAAAAAACGCCGATTGAACCCGTCTTTGTTCGATTGAAACTCGACGCAGCACCGACAGACTCAGAACAACATGCATATCGGCCATGGAGAAGTCAAACAGAagaaaggaaaggcaaaaggAAAAGGAGGAAGGGTTGAGAAGGACGACCTCCGGTACCGGCGAGCGCCGGACCGGAGTTAGGGTTTCAAGCTTTTAGTGGAGagagttgagagagagagagttgagaGATTTTTAAATCTGCAATCATTTATAAACCCCAGATACattaacttaaatatttataaaagtaagtaaaaaaaatagaaacaacaGATTTATAGTTAAATGAAGAAGATTATAATTAAGCTATTTTCTTACCTTTAATTAATGATGATGAGTTTTGGCcgagaaaaaatctaaaatatatggttataaaaaactaaaatatctacGTGCTCCATTGAGAACACACATAAAATGGGCAAAATCATTGAGGGTGAaaggacaataattaatggctATATACAAAAgttaaattttcaattattggtttcttatttttacatttattaatataatatcatGGCCACTGTAGGGTATATAATTTACATCACATCTGCTTGAAGTTCCACACCTTCAAtatccacacaaaaaaaaagaattgctAGAGCTTGCGAGAAACCTTAAAATGGCTGAGGAACAACAAAACTCAGCTCACATCAATGGTGAAAACATCATCCCTCCAGAAGATGTTGCTAAGTTCCTGCCCAAAACTGTTGAAGAAGGTGATTCGTTCCTCCCTCAATATtacttataaaattttttttgatcaatattaCTTATACAATTGTAACAGAGTTTTAGGTCTTTGTTCTCTAGTAATATGAGAAAAATCATTACGGATTTGTGACAAATGAGTCACACTAATCAATATCATATGCTTTTTGATTGGATCTAtatggtttctttttttttcgcgCTATATGGTTTCCTTATCCATAGCCACAAAATGGATGGAACTATTTTGGATTTCGTTaggtagagaaaaaaaatagtaatactaATGTGaatactattaaataaaataaaaaggtggATGGGAAAAATGTTGGGAAGATGGGGTAACACCATGGGACCAAGGAAGAGCCACACCTCTTGTTGTCCATCTTGTtgaatcttcttctcttcctcttgGTCGTGCTCTTGTCCCCGGCTGTGGCGGAGTTAGTCTTCTTCTTACTCTTCATATATTTTTTCCGGCTCGGTTTAGAGAACAAATATACTGACCAAACTAAGATCCAAGCTAGTTTGAATTGTGCATAAGGtaattatctatta
This window encodes:
- the LOC103866116 gene encoding outer envelope pore protein 37, chloroplastic, which translates into the protein MADQSPQSPNLSTPPPPPPPTLQSTTSEPPPPPTRSSLFPFLTSLNRPKLRVTSEFDSDSLLFLNKVSCKLFDNLAKLKLSFQNNSQREVTQPQLSLTSKYLSVLYDVEEKNTFIKSTVDVSPRLQLRALHNVNAQQGEVAMEANLAEPGYSLELSSPVPIGYPRATLKFPLGEVSIQEREEEEEEEEKNKRMLSINGILKRQVMDGVCSALYTDEELRLRYAYKDEALSFIPTISLPSNAASFAFKRRFSPSDKLSYWYKFDSNMWSAVYKRTYGKDYKFKAGYDSEVRLGWASLWVGDEAGKVKTTPMKMKVQFMLQVPQDDIKTSVLMFRVKKRWDI
- the LOC103866115 gene encoding probable thiol methyltransferase 2, whose product is MGNSGKAPAVESPSDIFQRLVREDSSGGWEKTWKAGATPWDLGRPTPIIKHLAETGSLPKGRALVPGCGTGYDVVAMACPDRYVVGLDISRTVVEQSSKRFSSLPNAKYFSFLCEDFFTWEPAEKFDLIFDYTFFCAFEASVRPLWAQRIEKLLKPSGELITLMFPMDERSGGPPYKVSVSDYEKVLIPLGFEAISIVDNELAIRPRKGVEKIGRWKKRSPTLRSTL